In Sphingomonas sp. JUb134, the following are encoded in one genomic region:
- the repC gene encoding plasmid replication protein RepC: protein MSYTQTAFTGRTGARPISALTRHIERELAARMETAGDVDRNDLYRILDGAKTAIGLSASALETLKHLIGYTRPDDYKGDARPIAWPSNYTLAELAGVTESAIKARLRQLRALALVTMRDAAHGRRRGQRSDTGEIISAYGIDLSPLRVRFQELKAAAEAHSAFSRMDKLGRQEIARVRRMVAQALAQAADMRLTGSHWIALQDAIEKIAQQAAAARTSRDATAYEAAIAGLPAVEAEIGRTIDEFMFVVETDGSGSKSSPFIHIQTNPSLKSVQALRDCSFDREGGHDGEAELPASPSKSDFKTSPRELVEMFPTTAMYVDRDRPGWTDLHRAAARLRNDLGIRTGTWVDALDHLGADGASIAVMITAERDARDEIRLTPGAYFAGMVTRAHRGELDLSKSLWGFRTSPALQ from the coding sequence ATGTCCTATACCCAAACCGCCTTTACGGGGCGGACCGGAGCCCGCCCGATCTCCGCGCTCACCCGACATATCGAGCGGGAGTTGGCAGCGCGGATGGAGACCGCGGGCGATGTCGATCGCAACGATCTTTACCGCATCCTCGACGGCGCCAAGACGGCCATCGGACTGAGCGCGTCAGCGCTCGAGACGCTGAAGCATCTGATCGGCTACACCCGCCCCGACGATTACAAGGGCGATGCCCGGCCGATCGCGTGGCCGAGCAACTACACGCTGGCTGAGCTCGCCGGTGTCACCGAGAGTGCGATCAAGGCCCGGCTCCGCCAGCTCCGCGCCTTGGCTCTCGTCACGATGCGCGACGCCGCCCACGGTCGTCGTCGTGGACAGAGAAGCGACACGGGCGAGATCATCAGCGCCTATGGGATCGATCTCTCTCCTCTACGCGTCCGCTTTCAGGAGCTGAAAGCCGCAGCAGAGGCTCACAGCGCCTTCTCCCGGATGGACAAACTCGGCCGCCAGGAGATTGCGCGGGTACGTCGCATGGTTGCGCAGGCGCTCGCCCAGGCGGCCGACATGCGCCTGACCGGCTCGCACTGGATCGCGCTTCAGGACGCCATCGAGAAGATCGCCCAGCAAGCCGCAGCTGCGCGCACGAGCCGCGACGCAACGGCCTATGAGGCCGCGATTGCGGGTCTTCCGGCTGTCGAAGCGGAGATCGGCCGCACGATCGACGAGTTCATGTTTGTCGTAGAAACAGACGGCTCAGGGTCAAAATCCTCACCCTTCATACATATACAAACCAACCCCTCTCTCAAATCCGTACAGGCTTTGCGAGATTGTAGTTTTGATCGGGAGGGCGGACATGACGGTGAAGCCGAGCTCCCGGCATCGCCGTCCAAGAGCGACTTCAAGACCTCGCCCCGTGAGCTCGTCGAGATGTTTCCAACCACGGCGATGTACGTAGATCGTGACCGGCCGGGCTGGACCGATCTTCATCGGGCCGCTGCCCGGCTTCGGAACGATCTAGGCATACGAACCGGGACCTGGGTTGATGCGCTCGACCATCTCGGCGCCGATGGGGCGTCGATCGCCGTTATGATCACAGCGGAACGGGACGCTCGCGATGAAATCCGCCTGACGCCGGGCGCCTATTTCGCTGGAATGGTGACCCGCGCTCATCGCGGCGAACTCGATCTGTCGAAGAGCCTCTGGGGCTTCCGCACCAGCCCGGCGCTCCAGTGA
- a CDS encoding MarR family transcriptional regulator, whose amino-acid sequence MATASQGDELIDVVVRLPRKAIEDTLLTAQRSSQESDGGRLAAAKAILSGRRRRFTQFTGVRFYDPSWDMILELYVATREQHVVAVSQLCSLSGGSTTTALRHIENIEALGYISRGPDPNDRRRLIVTMQPVLGDALDHWLDLQLGAERLGV is encoded by the coding sequence ATGGCTACAGCATCTCAAGGAGACGAACTCATAGACGTCGTCGTTCGCCTTCCCCGCAAGGCGATCGAGGACACCCTGCTTACTGCGCAGCGGTCGAGCCAAGAAAGCGACGGGGGGCGTCTCGCTGCGGCGAAGGCGATCCTCTCGGGCCGACGCCGCAGGTTTACACAATTCACCGGTGTTCGGTTCTACGATCCGAGCTGGGACATGATCCTAGAATTATACGTCGCGACGCGTGAACAGCACGTTGTCGCCGTCTCGCAACTCTGCAGCCTGAGTGGCGGATCGACGACGACAGCGCTGCGGCACATCGAGAACATCGAAGCGCTGGGCTATATCAGCCGTGGACCGGACCCGAACGACCGCCGCCGACTGATCGTCACGATGCAGCCTGTACTTGGCGACGCCCTCGATCACTGGCTTGATCTGCAATTGGGCGCAGAACGACTAGGCGTTTGA